One region of Terricaulis silvestris genomic DNA includes:
- a CDS encoding dihydroneopterin aldolase: MSADAPSTVSIAMRGIDLNVRIGEHAWEKGEAQRLTLDITLTFAFADYTGRLGGYVDYDPLRDFLKDLESRPHTERLETLARDILTACFALTPAARTQLSILKRDIFPEMAGVGLEYDVARTDFGA, encoded by the coding sequence ATGTCCGCCGACGCGCCCTCCACGGTCTCAATCGCCATGCGCGGCATCGATCTCAACGTGCGCATCGGCGAGCACGCCTGGGAGAAGGGTGAAGCGCAGCGGCTCACGCTCGACATCACGCTGACGTTCGCCTTCGCCGACTACACTGGCCGTCTCGGCGGCTATGTCGATTACGACCCGCTGCGCGATTTCCTGAAAGACTTGGAAAGCCGCCCGCACACTGAGCGCCTTGAAACACTCGCGCGCGATATCCTCACCGCATGCTTCGCACTCACGCCCGCCGCGCGCACGCAGCTCTCGATCCTGAAGCGCGATATCTTTCCAGAGATGGCCGGCGTCGGGTTGGAATACGACGTTGCACGCACGGACTTCGGCGCATGA